The genomic segment GGCATAGAGCCCGGCGATGAAGCGGGTTCCGGTTTTCAGGGAACGAATCTGGCTCAGAAGCTGCATGAAAGAAAGATCGAACGCGTGTTCATCGGAGGGTTGGCCACGGACTACGGCGTCAAGGCCACAGTCCTGGATGCAATCAAAGAGGATTTCCAAACCTTCGTGCTGAGTGAAGCCTGCCAAGGAATCAACATCGATTCCAATGAGATCGAGAAGGCAATCAAGGAAATGCGCCAGGCAGGAGCCAAAATCGCGACCCTCGCGGACTTACCGGCTCGCGGCCCCGCTTAAAAAGTCAGAACCTGATCGGCCTCGGCGATCTCCTTCAACAAAAACGTTGTCAGTCCACGAATCCCATCCAGGCTTTCGATCAAATCCTCTTCAGAAACTCCTGCCACTGCCACTGAAGAAGAACACGCCCAAAGCCGAACATCCCCGACTGACTTGGCTTCGCGCACAAGCTTGTCCAAGTCATCCAGACCTGCATCGTGCAGGCGCTCGATCACCTGAGGTTCCTGTTCCGCAAAACCCGGGGAAAGATTCACGCAATTGGCCTCCGCCTTTGTGACCTTGAGTACGGCCTCGTCGCGAAACAGGCCACGGACAATCATATTGGATGCAGCAGCGGCAATCACCATGGTAAGCGCCTGGACAACATTGTTGAAACTGCCATTTGAAATAATAACGGTGAGTCGTTTCATAGGAGTGGGTTAAACGCACTTCTCACAGTGGATCTGTTCCTTTGCCAGACCGGTTCTGGATAAACCAGGGGCGTACTATACCACAGTCAGATTCCTCCCTTCAAGGCTACGGTGCCAGGCACCGGTGTCAGGCACTGGTGTCAGGCACCGGTGCCTGGCACCAAGCCCGGGTTGATGCGCTGGTTCAACCGGTGTATAGTGCTGGGCATAGTTTCCCGGCCG from the Candidatus Omnitrophota bacterium genome contains:
- a CDS encoding nicotinamidase, which encodes MSPKDALICVDVQNDFCPGGALAVPNGDQAALVLTEYIEQFEAAGAMIVATRDWHPPNHCSFESQGGPWPQHCVRDTDGAGFHEALRLPKHTELISKGIEPGDEAGSGFQGTNLAQKLHERKIERVFIGGLATDYGVKATVLDAIKEDFQTFVLSEACQGINIDSNEIEKAIKEMRQAGAKIATLADLPARGPA
- a CDS encoding DsrE family protein, coding for MKRLTVIISNGSFNNVVQALTMVIAAAASNMIVRGLFRDEAVLKVTKAEANCVNLSPGFAEQEPQVIERLHDAGLDDLDKLVREAKSVGDVRLWACSSSVAVAGVSEEDLIESLDGIRGLTTFLLKEIAEADQVLTF